The genomic stretch TGTTTGCGAATGCGAAGGCGAATGGTCAATGGAGAACTTTATCGAAATCGAAATGCAAAAAATCCGTGAAACGGTCGGAGACAAACAGGTTCTTTGCGCGCTAAGCGGCGGCGTTGATTCCTCTGTTGTTGCTGTTTTGATTCATAAAGCGATCGGCGACCAGCTGACTTGTATCTTTGTAGACCATGGTCTTCTCCGTAAAGGCGAAGCTGAGGGTGTTATGAAAACATTCAGCGAAGGCTTTAACATGAATGTGATTAAAGTAGACGCAAAAGATCGATTCTTAAACAAACTAAAAGGCGTTTCTGATCCTGAGCAAAAACGCAAAATCATCGGTAATGAATTCATTTACGTGTTTGATGATGAAGCGGACAAGCTCAAAGGCATCGACTACCTTGCACAAGGTACGCTTTACACAGATATCATCGAGAGCGGTACAGCAACGGCGCAAACGATCAAATCTCACCACAATGTCGGCGGACTTCCTGAAGACATGCAGTTTGAGCTGATCGAGCCGTTAAATACGCTCTTCAAAGACGAAGTGCGCGCGCTTGGCACAGAGCTCGGCATTCCGGATGAAATCGTATGGCGTCAGCCGTTCCCAGGACCGGGACTCGGAATCCGCGTTCTTGGCGAAGTAACAGAAGAAAAACTTGAAATCGTTCGTGAATCAGATGCAATCTTGCGTGAAGAAATTGCAAATCACGGCTTAGAGCGTGATATCTGGCAATACTTCACTGTTCTTCCTGACATCCGCAGCGTTGGTGTTATGGGTGACGCAAGAACATATGATTACACAATCGGAATCCGCGCCGTTACATCAATCGACGGCATGACATCTGACTGGGCGCGTATCCCGTGGGATGTGCTTGAAGTCATTTCGACACGTATCGTAAACGAAGTGAAGCACATTAACCGCGTGGTGTATGATATTACAAGTAAGCCGCCTGCGACGATTGAGTGGGAATAAGAATCAATTAATGGAAACCATCTTTTTGGCAATTTTGCCGGGAAGATGGTTTTATTTGTTTATTACGAACAAAATCCGATTTTGCGCGACTATTGTTCGCTTTTTGTATTGTTTTTTCAAAATGAACTTGGTACAATAGACACAGAAATCAAATAAGATGAATTCGTATAATCGCGGGAATATGGCTCGCAAGTCTCTACCAAGCTACCGTAAATGGCTTGACTACGTAAACATTTCTTTCGTTTGATATAAATAAAACACGGTTATTTATTCAAACTGAAATCCGTCTGTAGTCAAGCGTCCCAAAATGTATTGGGACGTTTTTTATTTGGCGTTTTCAGGACAGAATAAATAGCAAAGAGTGAAGGGAGTCAAATAGCTTGAAAACGTTTTTTCAGTTTGATGAGCTGGGCACCAGCTATCGCAATGAAATCATTGGCGGATTAACGACTTTTTTATCTATGGCATATATTTTGTTCGTCAATCCGATTACGCTTGCTTTGGAGAGCGTGAAAGATTTTCCGGAGGCGCTGAGAATTGACCAGGGTGCGGTCTTTACGGCGACAGCGCTGGCGTCTGCAGCAGGCTGTATCTTAATGGGATTAATAGCGAGATATCCGATTGCCATCGCGCCGGGTATGGGGCTGAACGCGTTTTTTGCGTTTTCTGTTGTCCTTGGTATGGGTATTTCATGGCAGGCAGCTTTGTCCGGTGTTTTTATTTCAGGTCTTATTTTCGTTGCTCTTTCTTTAACAGGTTTTCGTGAAAAAATCATCAACGCCATTCCGCCTGAGCTGAAATTGGCAGTCGGTGCGGGGATCGGCCTGTTTATTACATTTGTTGGATTACAAGGTTCAGGAATCATTACAGCGAATCCTTCTACGCTCGTCACGATCGGAAACATTCACAGCGGTCCTGTGCTGTTAACGATTTTCGGTGTGATTGTCACGGTTATTTTAATGGTGCTTCGCGTGAACGCAGGCGTGTTTATCGGGATGCTATTAACAGCGGTAGCCGGCATGATTTTCGGTTTGGTTCCGGTTCCGACTCAAATTATCGGCAGTGTGCCAAGCCTTGCGCCGACTTTCGGACAAGCGTGGATTCACCTCCCGGATATTTTCTCTGTACAAATGCTGATCGTTATTTTAACATTCTTGTTTGTCGGATTTTTTGATACAGCTGGTACACTTGTTGCTGTGGCAACACAAGCTGGTTTAATGAAGGAAAACAAATTGCCGCGTGCGGGCCGTGCGCTTTTAGCTGATTCATCTTCTATTGTGATCGGTGCCGTGCTTGGTACGTCTACAACAACTTCTTACGTGGAATCAAGCTCAGGTGTCGCTGCGGGTGCCCGGTCAGGATTTGCCGCAATTGTAACAG from Bacillus subtilis subsp. subtilis str. 168 encodes the following:
- the guaA gene encoding GMP synthetase (Evidence 2a: Function from experimental evidences in other organisms; PubMedId: 1312531, 21856856; Product type e: enzyme), whose translation is MTKLVNEMILVLDFGSQYNQLITRRIREFGVYSELHPHTLTAEEIKKMNPKGIILSGGPNSVYDENSFRCDEKIFELDIPVLGICYGMQLMTHYLGGKVEAASQREYGKANIRIEGTPDLFRDLPNEQVVWMSHGDLVVEVPEGFTVDATSHHCPNSAMSKADKKWYGVQFHPEVRHSEYGNDLLKNFVFGVCECEGEWSMENFIEIEMQKIRETVGDKQVLCALSGGVDSSVVAVLIHKAIGDQLTCIFVDHGLLRKGEAEGVMKTFSEGFNMNVIKVDAKDRFLNKLKGVSDPEQKRKIIGNEFIYVFDDEADKLKGIDYLAQGTLYTDIIESGTATAQTIKSHHNVGGLPEDMQFELIEPLNTLFKDEVRALGTELGIPDEIVWRQPFPGPGLGIRVLGEVTEEKLEIVRESDAILREEIANHGLERDIWQYFTVLPDIRSVGVMGDARTYDYTIGIRAVTSIDGMTSDWARIPWDVLEVISTRIVNEVKHINRVVYDITSKPPATIEWE
- the pbuG gene encoding hypoxanthine/guanine permease (Evidence 1a: Function from experimental evidences in the studied strain; PubMedId: 3110131, 11591660, 12923093, 15849754, 16850406, 19446032; Product type t : transporter), which codes for MKTFFQFDELGTSYRNEIIGGLTTFLSMAYILFVNPITLALESVKDFPEALRIDQGAVFTATALASAAGCILMGLIARYPIAIAPGMGLNAFFAFSVVLGMGISWQAALSGVFISGLIFVALSLTGFREKIINAIPPELKLAVGAGIGLFITFVGLQGSGIITANPSTLVTIGNIHSGPVLLTIFGVIVTVILMVLRVNAGVFIGMLLTAVAGMIFGLVPVPTQIIGSVPSLAPTFGQAWIHLPDIFSVQMLIVILTFLFVGFFDTAGTLVAVATQAGLMKENKLPRAGRALLADSSSIVIGAVLGTSTTTSYVESSSGVAAGARSGFAAIVTGILFLLATFFSPLLSVVTSNVTAPALIIVGALMVAPLGKIAWDKFEVAVPAFLTMIMMPLTYSIATGIAIGFIFYPITMVCKGKAKEVHPIMYGLFVVFILYFIFLK